One segment of Anatilimnocola aggregata DNA contains the following:
- the dnaN gene encoding DNA polymerase III subunit beta, giving the protein MKIRCNREKLLSSFQTAALFAPARSPKEILQNVKLDVDAAGVTFSATDMEVGVRVAVEGVEVETPGSIVLPVGHVGALLRENSDEFLAIESTSRGTIVRGERSEFKLPSNDPEEFPEVAKFTEEKYHVIAAPLFRQIISRTEFATDLESSRYALGGVLVELDENKIIAVGTDGRRLSRMEGPASSVGGHKTGDTMTIIRTQSMRLFNRSVQDSDGEVHLAARGNDVLLRTPRATFYSRLVEGRFPRWRDVFPNRRDMQRIPLTVGPLHACLRQAAVVTNNDSRGIDFSFQPGTLTLLSSTADIGQAQVELPIAYDGPPIVVTLDHRFVSDFLKVLSPETNITLEIENSETAAVFLADDDRYGYVVMPLSRDR; this is encoded by the coding sequence GAGAAGTTACTCAGCTCGTTTCAAACCGCAGCTTTGTTTGCTCCTGCTCGCAGCCCGAAGGAAATTCTGCAGAACGTCAAGCTCGATGTGGATGCCGCGGGAGTGACCTTCTCGGCGACCGACATGGAAGTAGGCGTGCGGGTGGCAGTCGAAGGTGTGGAAGTGGAAACTCCTGGGAGCATCGTGTTGCCGGTCGGTCACGTCGGCGCGCTCTTGCGAGAGAATAGCGACGAGTTTCTGGCGATAGAATCGACCTCGCGCGGGACGATCGTCCGCGGTGAACGGAGCGAGTTCAAACTTCCGAGCAACGATCCGGAAGAGTTTCCGGAAGTTGCTAAGTTTACGGAAGAGAAATATCACGTCATCGCGGCACCATTGTTCCGCCAGATCATCTCGCGCACTGAGTTCGCAACCGATCTGGAAAGCAGCCGGTATGCGTTGGGCGGCGTGCTGGTCGAACTCGACGAGAATAAAATCATCGCCGTGGGGACTGACGGTCGCCGGTTGTCGCGCATGGAAGGCCCAGCGTCTTCGGTCGGTGGTCATAAGACCGGTGATACGATGACGATCATCCGGACGCAGTCGATGCGGCTCTTCAATCGCTCGGTGCAAGACTCCGATGGCGAAGTCCACCTGGCAGCCCGTGGCAACGATGTGCTGCTGCGTACACCGCGCGCGACGTTCTATTCGCGGCTGGTTGAAGGGCGCTTTCCACGCTGGCGCGATGTGTTTCCTAATCGTCGCGACATGCAGCGGATTCCGCTCACGGTCGGTCCGTTGCACGCCTGCTTGCGTCAGGCCGCGGTGGTGACCAACAACGATAGCCGCGGCATCGACTTCAGCTTTCAGCCCGGCACGCTCACGCTGTTATCGTCAACGGCGGATATCGGCCAGGCTCAAGTCGAACTGCCGATCGCTTACGACGGACCGCCAATCGTCGTCACGCTCGATCACCGTTTTGTCTCCGACTTTTTGAAGGTTTTGAGTCCCGAAACGAACATCACGCTCGAGATCGAAAACAGCGAGACCGCTGCGGTCTTCCTGGCTGACGACGACCGTTACGGGTATGTCGTGATGCCCCTCTCGCGCGATCGCTAA
- a CDS encoding DUF721 domain-containing protein, which produces MKKPTEEERYLQDDYKRRRVPVAAAKKMGDVVGQLLVKRGYANVQQAASLDAVWNQAVGERFSSQTKAGQVKRGVLEVFVGNSAILQELTFVKAKLVKSLAQAAATSQMQEKIRDIKFRVGPVK; this is translated from the coding sequence ATGAAAAAACCAACCGAAGAAGAACGTTATCTGCAGGACGACTACAAGCGGCGGCGGGTCCCTGTTGCCGCTGCGAAAAAGATGGGGGATGTCGTCGGGCAACTCCTCGTCAAGCGCGGCTATGCCAACGTGCAGCAAGCTGCTTCGCTCGATGCCGTTTGGAATCAAGCTGTCGGTGAGCGATTCAGTTCGCAAACCAAAGCAGGGCAGGTGAAGCGGGGTGTCCTGGAGGTGTTCGTCGGCAACTCGGCGATTCTGCAAGAGTTGACGTTCGTCAAAGCCAAGCTGGTGAAGTCGCTCGCTCAAGCCGCCGCGACCAGCCAGATGCAAGAGAAGATTCGTGATATCAAGTTCCGTGTAGGTCCAGTGAAGTAG